Part of the Natrononativus amylolyticus genome, CTTTCCAACACACTCAGCGTGCTAATCGTATAGGTGACAGGCGCACAGTCGGTCGTCCTCACGACGGCGGAGTTCGGGAATGTCCTCTTCACAGACCGGCCCAATATACTCCTGGCATCTGGTGTGGAACCGGCAACCAGAGGGTGGGTTCTCGGGACTGGGTGGGTTCCCTTCAAGAACGATCTGATTGTCCAGGGTCCCCTTCGATGCCCGCGGGACCGATGAGAGTAGCGCTTGCGTGTATGGGTGTTTAGGATCGTTGAAAAGTTCCTGGGTGGGCGCGACCTCAACGATTTTCCCAAGATACATCACCGCCACTCGATCGCAAATGTGTTTAACGACGCTCATGTCGTGATTGATCACGAGATAGGTCAGATTGTATTCCTCTTGTAGGTCGTCAAGCAGATTGAGGATCTTCGCTTGTACAGAGACGTCGAGGGCGCTTGTCGGCTCGTCACAGACAATAAAACGAGGATTTACGCTCAGCGCGCGAGCGATCGAAATCCGCTGTTGCTGACCGCCACTGAACTCGTGGGGTGCCCGGTGGAGATGATCGTTAGTGAGGCCCACGTCTTGGATGAGCGTTCGGGCGCGGTCCTCTCGCTCGTCCTTGGAGTGATCGGTAAGCCACTTCATGGGCTCCTCAATGATGTCGTTCACCCGCATACGCGGGTTGAGGCTCGAGGCGGCGTCCTGAAAGACGATCTGCATCTCGCGTCGAAGTTCGCGTAAACGGTCCTTCGAGACAGCAGTGATATCCTCACCGTCAAAGAAGACCGAGCCGTCCGTTGGTTCTATCAATCTGAGAATGGACCGGCCAAGTGTCGATTTTCCACAACCCGATTCGCCAACCAAACCGAGTGTTTCTCCTTCACGAATCCGGAGGCTCGCACCATCAACCGCTTTGACATTCCCGACCTGCCGGTTGAGGACACCGCCTTTAACGGGATAATACTTTTTCAGGTCACGGACATCAACGAGTGCATCATCGGCGTTGGGACGGCTTGCCTGTGTGTGGTATGTGCCGGACATGGTTTACAGTTCGACGTTGCTCGAGGCTTCGGTTTCGAGTTGGTGCTGGAAATCATCGCCGTGGACTTCCCACGGCGGTGAGGTGGCACTCGTATCGGTGTATAGGTGGCAGCTTACGCGGTGATCCTCGGTTCCCTCGACCGTTTCGAGTTCCGGAACGACTTCATTGCAGGGGTCTCCATGGTACTGTTCGCAGCGAGAGGCGAACGGACAACCCGAGAGCGGTTCTCGAAGACTCGGTACGGTCCCCTCGATGACTGCGAGTCGATCCGCTTGAGAGTCGATCTTAGGCACGCTCTTCCACAATTGGCGAGTGTATGGGTGCAATGGATTATCGAAGAAGTCGTCAATGTCGCAGGTTTCGGCGACTGTTCCGGCGTACATTACCGCCAGGCGGTCGGCCAGTTCGCTGACCACCGGCAAATCGTGTGTAATGAAGATAATGCTAGTGTCGAACTCCGATCGAAGTTCCCGGAATAACCGGAGGATTTGCGCCTGGATCGTTACGTCGAGGGCGGTCGTCGGCTCATCGGCGATGAGCAGTTCTGGTTCGGTCACGAGTGCCATCGCGATCATCACACGTTGGCGCATCCCACCAGAGAGCTCGTGGGGATACTCATCAAGAAGTCGCTGCGAATCAGGAAGCCCGCATGACTCGAGCGTCTCTCGAGCTTGCTCGCGGGCTTCAGCCTTTGAGCAGTCAGTGTGTGCCAGCAGCGGCTCGGTCACCTGTTTGCCGATCGTCAACGCCGGATTGAGCGACGTCATTGGATCTTGGTAGATCATGTTGATCCGACTGCCCCGAATCCCGTTCAATTCGGATTCGGAAAGTGAGAGCAGATCGGTACCGTCAAACCGGATCTCCCCTGAGACGATCTTTGCGGGCGGGGACTGGAGTAATCCCATAACCGAGAGCATAGTGACGCTTTTCCCACACCCCGATTCACCGATCACGCCAAGGACCTCGTCGTGCTCAACCTCGAACGAGACGCCGTTTAACGCGTGGACAGTTCCCTGTTCGGTGTCGAAACGGACGTGAAGGTCGTCGATCTCTAGTAGTGCCATTTTATCGTGCCTGTTTGGGGTCGAGTGCGTCTCGGAGTCCGTCACCGATTGCGTTGAACGCGATGATCGTCGCCATAATCGCAAGGCCGGGGAACGTCGAGATCCACCACGCAGACTGGAGGTCACCGCGACCATCAGCAATCAACGCTCCCCACTCGGGCGTCGGCGGATGAACACCCATTCCGAGGAACGACAGCGCAGCGGACCACAAAATAACCGTCGGCATGGTGAGCGTGGCGTAAACGATGATGCTCGAGGACACGTTAGGAAGGATATGGCGGAGGATAATCCAGCGGTCAGGGACGCCTGACGACCGAGCTGCCTCGATATAATCCTCCTCAGTGACGCTTTTAACGTCGCCGCGGACGATCCGGGTGAAACCGCGCCAGCCAACGAGACTGATCGCGATAATGAGCGGCGTGAGACCGCCACCGAGCATCCCCGCAATCGCGAGCGCGAGCACGATTCCCGGGATAGAAAGACTGACGTCAACGATCCGCATGATGACCGCCTCAACGTACCCTTCATAGTAGCCGGCGATAAGGCCGAGGCCAACGCCAATGATCGACTGAATGCCGACAATCACTACCCCAAGGAAGAGCGCATATCGCGTTCCGTAGATCACCCGTGAGAATACATCACGGCCGTAGTTGTCGGTACCGAACGGATACTCGAGTGAAGGCGCCTGGTTGATGACCTCATAGTTCTGGGTCATCGGGTCGTGCGGCGCGACAAGTGGGGCGACGATGGCGACGACAGTAAACAACAGTACGTACAGGAAGCCAGCGATCGCGAGCTTGCTCTGGGCGAGTCGTCTGAGGATGATGTACTGGTCGTTCCAACGGTCAGAGTCTACGAGACCACTAGACTCGTGCCCAGTATCAACCTCCCCCGAATGTGCCATTCTGTATCAACCCTCATCTTGACGCGGTATATAATTTTCGCAAACGACAATCGAATTCGGCGGACAGAGCAAGCCCTATCGTAATCAATACCTCTGTGCGACGGAACGAACTCCTCGTCTGTTGATAGTAGGAACAAATCAGTACTTGATCTCGAATCGATCGATCGACGCCGGCGGATCCTCGCCCCATTCTTCGTTCATAGAGCTATCATGTTCAGCCTGTGTCTCGAGAGCAGTCCGGTAGGCACGCCGGAGGCCTGCGATCGGCTTACCTGGGTCGTCGACACGGAGATTCCGGTGTAGTTTCGGCTCCGGACCGCGGACGAGTAGCGCCGCGCTTAGATTGTCGCCGCGTTTGTCCCCACCAGCCTCCTCACCCGCCTCAAGTGCCGACAGCAGTCGCTCCTCGAGCGGCCCGTCCGTTCGTTCAAATGTTCGACTCATCGCGTCGACGACTGCTTCACCCACGAGGAGATTGCCCGCAACGGTATGATCGGTGCCAGTTGCGTGACCTGCCCACGGCATCGACCGTTCACCTGTGTAGACAAATGACTCGCCGTCCAGTTCGACCCCATGGAGCTGGGTCCCCTCGGCACCCTCACGGTCGGCCAACAGCGTTTCGCAGGCTGTGGGAAGCGAGATATCGTGCTCAACGATGTCCAAAATTGGAATGCCGTACGAACGACCCGAGTCCCACGACTGCGTTGACAGCGCGACACCATCACCGACATACGGACAGACCGCTCCGACGGCGGGAAACACCGAAGCGATCGCAACACCAACAGTTCGTTCCGACGGGTCCCGTCCAACGATTGAAAACGTCATATGTTCATATCTGTCGACTACGTCTTATCCCTTTCCTACACCCGTGAGGGAGTCGTCCCTACAAAGGCAGTACTCTCGATCCGTATAGTCTCGTGGGAGTGAAACCTTGCTACCACGTGTGTGACCGGTTGTGTTCGGCAGCATATCAACAGGTGCGCCGGGCGTCAATAATTAATGATGTTGCTCTCGAGGTCTTTCGGATAGTAGGTAATCTCCTCTGTACCGGATTCCGTAATGAGAACGGTATCGGAGTGGCGGTAGCCGGCGACGTCCGGGATGAACAGCGCGGGTTCGAATGTGTAGGCGTGACCAGGCTGCATGACTTCGTCGCTTCCACGGTCGATGAACCCTCGCTCGTGGCCCTCCATTCCCATGTTGTGGCCCGTATGATGCTGGGTGTACTCGAGCAGCCCCTGCTCCTTACAGTAGTCGTGAACCGCCTGATCAACCTTCGAAACGGGCACGCCAGGACCCGCAGTGTCAATTGCTAGCGTTTGGAGGGTCTTCATCTGCTCGAAGTAGTGGCGATGCTCGTCGCTCGCTTCGCCGATAAACATGGTACGCTCGAGTTCGCTCTTGTAGCCGCCGACGTTCGACGAGGCGCCGGTGATGATGATGTCTCCGTGTTCGAGGCGGCGGTTTTCGGTGAGACCGTGGGGTAGTGCCGTGTTCGGCCCGGAGAGGAAGCCACAGGACGCCGGGAACCCACCGCGAAGGTGGGAATCGTACCGCGGACCAAGGGTGTTTAGCATAGCCATGGAAGCGTCGAGGCTGGCGCGTTTGGCGACCCATAGTTCGTGCTTTCCAGGTTCCGCATAGTCGGCCAGGTAGCGATGAGCCAGGTTCCCCCACTTAGCCGACTCGCGCATTAACTCCATCTCGACATCGGATTTCGCTGTGCGTAGTTCCTCGATCCACTCGACCGTCTCGACGTCGATTCCAGCAAACTCGCTTAGCGCCGGCCCCGAGTACCCCCAGAAACCGGGCGCACCGTCCATGTCAGCCGCCGCTGTCGAGATGCCGAGATCGTCGATCATCTCTGCGATTTTCTCCTCGGGCGTATCCGAGGGGTGACGGTAGTACGTGGACTCGTCCGTCGTGCTGCCGGGGTAATCATAGTAGACGTAGGTGGACTCCAAAACGGGGAATTCGTCGGAATCCGCACGCTCGAGTTCGAGTCGGGGAACCGTAATTGCGACCTCCTCGTCGGTAACGGCGAGGCAGACCGGCCGTTCGGTTTGGAGGTGGTGAAAACCGCTCAACCACTCGATCCCAATCGGTGAAAAGAGACAGAGTGCGTCGACGTCCGCCTCACTGATCTGCTCTCGGACGGTATCGATGCGTCGATCGAACTCAGCTGTCGGTACGCTAACTAACGACATGGTATGATACTCGAATACAACCCTCTTAAAGCTAGGAATGGCGGCGAGATAGACCACCGACAGACGAGGCTTGTGAACACCTGTCGAGGAAAGCGTAAAAACGGGGCGTTTAGTCGTAGTCGATCCGCGGATCCAGATAGCTATAAGCGATGTCGACCGCGAGGTTTGCGATCAGGACGATTACAGAGTAGACGAGTATGGTCCCCTGTACGACGGGGTAATCACGTTGAAGGACGGCGTCGACAAGCAGTCGGCCCATCCCCGGCCACGAGAACACTACTTCGATGATAACCGTTCCAGAGAAAATCAACGGAACTTGGAGGCCGATAAGCGTGATAACCGGAATCATCGCATTCTTCATTCCGTGAGTATAGATGACCGCTTTCGAGCCGATTCCCTTCCCACGAGCGGTACGGATGTAGTCCTCGTTCAGTATCTCGAGCATTGACGAGCGCATGAGCCGCGTCAGTAAGCCGGCCCGACGCGTCCCCGTGGCGATTGCTGGCAACAGAATGAACGACCACCACGTCAGTGTCAACATTATCCCGCCACGGCCGGACACCGGAAAGAACTGCCACCGAACGGCGAACAGGTAGATGAGTACCAGGCCGAGCCAGAACGACGGCATCGACAGCCAGAAAATCGCGAATAGCATCGATGTATTGTCGACCCAGGAGTACTGGCGGACAGCACTGATGACGCCGAGGGGCAATGCGATAATGAGCGTGAGTGCCATCGCAACGATAGCGAGTTCGAGCGTCGGTCCCAGCCGATCGAGAATCATGACTGCTACCGGCCGCCCCGTCTGAATCGACGTTCCGAGGTCGCCCTGCATGACCCCGAGCATCCAATCGACGTACCGAATGTGCGCCGGCTGGTCCAGCCCCATCTCTCGCTCGAGTTGGGCAACCGCTTCCGGGCTCGCACCGTCGCCGAGAGCCAGACGGGCCGGGTTACCGGGAGCGAAGTAGACGATCGACGAGATAACGATCGTGACCCCGAACAGTACCGGGACCATCTGTAGCGTCCGTCGGATGGCGTATACGAGCATTCTTAGCTACGATCGACGTCGAGGACGTGAGTGTGATAGCGGTGCACGTCACCCCACCAGGGGTGCTCGAGGAATCCTTCCGCACTGATCTCGTTTTTGTGGGAATAGAATTTTCGATACCCCAAGAGCGGAACGGCCGGAACCTCCTCGAGGATGATCTCCTGTGCTCTGAGGAGGTCTTCTTCCTGTTCGTCGTCATCCGGTTCGATGAACGCAGAATCGATACGGTCGTCGAACTCCTCATTACGCCACATCGAGAAGTTATTCCCTCCCTCGTCGGCGTTGTGGTTGTCGCTATGGAAGCCCGACTCGAGCGTGTTGATCGCCAAGTGACCGCTGCCCAGCGCCATCGTCAAGAGGTTGTGCTCCAGTCCCTCCACCCGATCGTAGAGGAGACCTGACTCGAGGATTTCGAGGTTGACATCGAAGCCG contains:
- a CDS encoding M24 family metallopeptidase, which gives rise to MSLVSVPTAEFDRRIDTVREQISEADVDALCLFSPIGIEWLSGFHHLQTERPVCLAVTDEEVAITVPRLELERADSDEFPVLESTYVYYDYPGSTTDESTYYRHPSDTPEEKIAEMIDDLGISTAAADMDGAPGFWGYSGPALSEFAGIDVETVEWIEELRTAKSDVEMELMRESAKWGNLAHRYLADYAEPGKHELWVAKRASLDASMAMLNTLGPRYDSHLRGGFPASCGFLSGPNTALPHGLTENRRLEHGDIIITGASSNVGGYKSELERTMFIGEASDEHRHYFEQMKTLQTLAIDTAGPGVPVSKVDQAVHDYCKEQGLLEYTQHHTGHNMGMEGHERGFIDRGSDEVMQPGHAYTFEPALFIPDVAGYRHSDTVLITESGTEEITYYPKDLESNIINY
- a CDS encoding ABC transporter permease gives rise to the protein MAHSGEVDTGHESSGLVDSDRWNDQYIILRRLAQSKLAIAGFLYVLLFTVVAIVAPLVAPHDPMTQNYEVINQAPSLEYPFGTDNYGRDVFSRVIYGTRYALFLGVVIVGIQSIIGVGLGLIAGYYEGYVEAVIMRIVDVSLSIPGIVLALAIAGMLGGGLTPLIIAISLVGWRGFTRIVRGDVKSVTEEDYIEAARSSGVPDRWIILRHILPNVSSSIIVYATLTMPTVILWSAALSFLGMGVHPPTPEWGALIADGRGDLQSAWWISTFPGLAIMATIIAFNAIGDGLRDALDPKQAR
- a CDS encoding ABC transporter permease is translated as MLVYAIRRTLQMVPVLFGVTIVISSIVYFAPGNPARLALGDGASPEAVAQLEREMGLDQPAHIRYVDWMLGVMQGDLGTSIQTGRPVAVMILDRLGPTLELAIVAMALTLIIALPLGVISAVRQYSWVDNTSMLFAIFWLSMPSFWLGLVLIYLFAVRWQFFPVSGRGGIMLTLTWWSFILLPAIATGTRRAGLLTRLMRSSMLEILNEDYIRTARGKGIGSKAVIYTHGMKNAMIPVITLIGLQVPLIFSGTVIIEVVFSWPGMGRLLVDAVLQRDYPVVQGTILVYSVIVLIANLAVDIAYSYLDPRIDYD
- a CDS encoding ABC transporter ATP-binding protein, coding for MALLEIDDLHVRFDTEQGTVHALNGVSFEVEHDEVLGVIGESGCGKSVTMLSVMGLLQSPPAKIVSGEIRFDGTDLLSLSESELNGIRGSRINMIYQDPMTSLNPALTIGKQVTEPLLAHTDCSKAEAREQARETLESCGLPDSQRLLDEYPHELSGGMRQRVMIAMALVTEPELLIADEPTTALDVTIQAQILRLFRELRSEFDTSIIFITHDLPVVSELADRLAVMYAGTVAETCDIDDFFDNPLHPYTRQLWKSVPKIDSQADRLAVIEGTVPSLREPLSGCPFASRCEQYHGDPCNEVVPELETVEGTEDHRVSCHLYTDTSATSPPWEVHGDDFQHQLETEASSNVEL
- a CDS encoding ABC transporter ATP-binding protein, with protein sequence MSGTYHTQASRPNADDALVDVRDLKKYYPVKGGVLNRQVGNVKAVDGASLRIREGETLGLVGESGCGKSTLGRSILRLIEPTDGSVFFDGEDITAVSKDRLRELRREMQIVFQDAASSLNPRMRVNDIIEEPMKWLTDHSKDEREDRARTLIQDVGLTNDHLHRAPHEFSGGQQQRISIARALSVNPRFIVCDEPTSALDVSVQAKILNLLDDLQEEYNLTYLVINHDMSVVKHICDRVAVMYLGKIVEVAPTQELFNDPKHPYTQALLSSVPRASKGTLDNQIVLEGNPPSPENPPSGCRFHTRCQEYIGPVCEEDIPELRRREDDRLCACHLYD
- a CDS encoding DUF1028 domain-containing protein encodes the protein MTFSIVGRDPSERTVGVAIASVFPAVGAVCPYVGDGVALSTQSWDSGRSYGIPILDIVEHDISLPTACETLLADREGAEGTQLHGVELDGESFVYTGERSMPWAGHATGTDHTVAGNLLVGEAVVDAMSRTFERTDGPLEERLLSALEAGEEAGGDKRGDNLSAALLVRGPEPKLHRNLRVDDPGKPIAGLRRAYRTALETQAEHDSSMNEEWGEDPPASIDRFEIKY